The following DNA comes from Croceicoccus sp. YJ47.
CGATCGACGCCCCGCCGAGCCGTTGACATAGCCGCACGGCGAGACCCCAGATGCGCCCCTCGCGCAATTGCCTCTCGCTCGCCATGGCGGCGACGTCATCGGGCACCGGTTCGGCGCGAATGGCGGCCAGCAATGCGGAGGCCAGCATCGCGCGCTCGGCCGGCAGGATCGCCATCCACCGCTTGCGCAGCGCCCAGTCGAGCACATGCTGCCGGCGCAGATTGGGCTCGATGTCCCGGCTCGCCAGGGTCAGCAATATCGCGGCGAGGTGCAGGCTCTCCCCGGCATAGCCGCCATCCTTGCGCACCGCCGCGCTCCACCCCGCGATCATCGTCGCCAGCCGCGGCGATCCGCCCCTCTCCGCGGTAAAGGCGGCAACATCGGTGACCAGCGGATCGCCGCTGCGCGTTTCGGGGCCCAGCCTGCGGAACAACAGCCCTTCGCGAAGACCCCATGCGCAGATGCGGATCGTATCCGGCTTCAATTCGCGGCACAGCACCGCCAGCAATGCCGCCGTGTCCGGAAGCGTTTCCCGCCGCGAGGACGATATGCGGCCAAAATCGTTCAGCGCCTTGACGCTGCTATCCGCCAGCGTCCGGGCCAGCGAAAGCGCCTCGTCCGCGTCGACGATATAGCCATGCGCATCCTCGAGCGGGCTTTGCGCACGGATCATCGCATATTGGCCGAATGCACGGAACGACCCGCCCACGAGGTACAGCGTCTGCCCCTTGATCCGGGAAAGTTCGGCCTCTTTCAGCATTTTGGCGACCTTCGCGCCAAATTTCGCATCGCCTTTCTCGCGAAGGGGCGGCAGGCGCAGCGTGCCGAGCGGCAGGCTGATCCCCGCCTGCGGCGCCGCGCCATCGACGGGCACGAGTTCGAGACTGCCCCCGCCCAGATCGGCGACCATGCCCGTCGCGCCGGGAAATGCGCCCAGCACCCCCTGCGCCGAGGCCTCGGCCTCTTCCTCCCCGCTCAACAGGCGGGGCGCGAAGCCCAGACCGCGCACCGCGTTCAAAAATTCCGGCCCGTTCTCCGCGTCGCGCACGGCGGCGGTCGCGACCACCTCCACATCGGCGACCTCCATCTCCTCGACCAGAAGCGCAAACCGGGCGAGCGCGGCCAGCGCCTGCTCGGCCGCGGCATCGGCGATGCGCCCGGTCGTGGCGAGATCGCGGCCGAGACGTGCGGTCACCTTTTCATTGTGCAGCGGTCGCGGCACGCGCAGCGGCCCGTCATAGATGACAAGGCGAACGGTGTTCGAACCGATATCGACGATGGCCCGGCGCGGGCCATTGCGGCTCCACCCCGAACGCAGGCTGCTCCTGCGCGTCATCGCGCGCTGTCCGTGGTTCGGGATTGGCCCGGCCCGGCCCGTGTTGCGGCACTTGTCATGGCTGTATCCCCTTGCGCAGGGAAAGACGCGGCACGTCCTCGCCTGCGCCCAAAGCGTCGCCTCTTCCGGAAAGCGACGGATTTATCATGAAATAGCGGTGGAGGTTGAACGGACGCGGGCCATCTTCGACGCGTTCGTACCGCCCGTCCGGCAATAATCGCCAGCTGCGTTCGGTGTCGAGAAGATTGGCCAGCATCACCTGTTCCAGAACCTGATCGTGCACCGTCCGGTTCCGCAAGGGGACGAGCACCTCGACCCGGCGGTCCAAATTGCGGCTCATCCCGTCGGCAGACGAGATGAACACCCGCGCCCGCCCGTTGGGCAGCGTGGCGCCATTGGCGAAAACATAGATGCGGCTGTGTTCCAGAAACCGGCCGATGACCGATTTGACCGTGATGTTCTCCGACAATCCCGGCACGTCGGGCCGCAGGCAACAGATGCCCCGCACGACGAGAGCGATCCGCACGCCGGCCTTGCTCGCGGCATAAAACCGCACGATGAGGTCGGGATCGGTCAGCGAATTCATCTTGCACCAGATGACCGCCGGACGCCCCTTGCGCGCATTGGCGATTTCGTGGTCGATGCATTCATACAGCCGTTCGCGCAGGCCGGTGGGCGAAAAATGGAGCAGTTCGGTCCGGCGCGGCTCGACATAGCCGGTGATGAAATTGAACAGCTTTGCCGCATCGCGCCCGGCCTTGGGATCGGCGGTAAAAAAGCTAAGGTCGGTGTAGATCTTCGCCGTGGCGGGGTGGTAATTCCCGGTCCCGAAATGGCAATAGGTGCGGTAACCCTCGCCCTCGCGCCGGACGACCATCGACACCTTGGCATGGGTTTTCCAATCCACGAAGCCATAGATCACCTGCACCCCTGCGCGTTCCAGCTCGTTCGCCCAGAGCAGGTTCTGTTCCTCGTCGAAACGCGCCTTCAACTCGACCACGGCGGTCACCGTCTTGCCCGCCTCCGCCGCCGCGATCAGTGCGCTGATCACCGGGGACTGGTTGCCGGCACGGTAGAGCGTTTGTTTGATCGCGACGACATCGGGGTCGCGCGCGGCCTGGCGCAGGAAATCGATCACCACCTCGAAACTTTCGTAGGGATGGTGGATGATGATGTCCTTCTCCCGGATCGCGGCAAAGCAATCGCCATCGTGTTCGAGCACGCGTTCGGGATAGCGCGGGCTATACGCCTCGAACTTCAGATCGGGCCGGTCCTCGCCCACAATATCGGACAGCTGGTCGATACCGATGAGGCCGTCGGTCTTCTTCACGATGGCATTGTCCAGCCCGAGCTGCTCGCGCAGCAATAGCTCGGCCTCGGGATCGAAATCCTCCTCGATCTCCAGCTGGATCACGTCGCCGCGCCGGCGGCGCTGTATCGCGGTGCGGAAATGGCGCACGAGATCCTCGGCATCCTCCTCGATCTCGAGGTCGCTGTCGCGCAGCACGCGGAACAGCCCGTTGCCCTCCACCCGAAAACCCGGAAACATCAGCGCGGCATGGCGGCACAGCATCTGCTCGATGCTGATATATTGCGCTTTTTCTCCCGGCACGCGGATGAACCGCGGCACCGATTGCGGGATCAGCACCATCTCGATCACCGGCATGCCGTCGGACACCCGCGTCAGCTTGAACAAAAGGCCCATGCCGCGATTGGTGACGAAGGGGAACGGATGGGCGGGGTCGATCGCCTGCGGGGTGATGACGGGCTGAATATGTTCGATGAAAAAGGTCTTGAGCCAGCGGGCGATGTCCGGCTTGCACCGTTCGCGCGCGATGACGCCAATTCCCGCGTCGGCCAGCTCGCCCTGAAGATCGTGCCAGATCGCCTGCTGATCGGTGTTGAGGATGTCAAGCTGTTCGTGGATCGCGCGCAATTGCTGCGACGGGGTCAGGCCGTCGATCGAGGGTTCCTCGATCCCGCGCCGCGCCTGCCCGGCGAGCCCGGCCACGCGCACCATGATGAATTCATCGAGATTGCTGCCGGAAATGGACAGGAAGCGCAGCCGTTCGAGCAGTGGATAATCGCGATTGCATGCCTCGTCGAGAACGCGTCGATTGAAGGCCAGCCAGCTCAGCTCACGGTTGAAGAACAGGGGTTGAGGATCGGAGCTCATCGCACATCACGCACTATCATGGGCGCTGCATGCGGCCAACGTATGACAGAATTATGAAGCCATGCAGACCTGGCCCTGCGATAACGGGGCGCGAGCGCTTCAGGCCGATTGTCCGGCACGCCTCTCCTGCCGCATTCCGGCGCGCATCGGGACGAGCGCATTCTCGAACTGATCCGTCGCCGCATCCCAGGTAAAGCGGCGGGCATGGCGCACACACGCCGCCCGGTCCCGGCCAAGCGCCGCTGCGATGGCCGCGTCGAGGTCGCCGCCCATTGCCGCGACCGTGTCGCACAACACGTCGCGCGGGCCCGCCACGTCGAAGGCCGCCACCGGGACGCCGCAGGCCAGCGCCTCGATCATGACGAGTCCGAACGTATCGGTCAGGCTCGGAAACACGAAGCAATCCGCCGCGCGATAGGCCGCGGCAAGCGCCTCCCCCCGCTTCGTGCCGAGGAAATGCACATCGGGATAGCGGCGTTGCAACGCGGCCCGCGCAGGCCCGTCCCCGACAATGAACTTCGTGCCGGGATGCACGCATCGCAGGAACGCCTCCAGGTTCTTTTCCACCGCGACACGCCCGGTATAGAGGAGGCGCGGGCCGGGCGCCGCCATTATGACCGGATCGCGCGGCCCGTCCGGCCCGAACTGTTCGAGGTCCACGCCCCGCCCCCACCGGACGACGGGTCCGATGCCCCGCCGCGTCAGATCGCGCGACAGGCTTTGCGTCGCGGCCATCGTCGCATGCGATGGCGCGTGAAACCGGCGGACGAAGCCCCAGAAGGCCGCAGCTGGCAAGCCTGTTCGTTGCGCCAGGTAATCGGGGAATTGCGTGTGATACGCGGTGGTAAAGGCAAACCCCCGCCGCAGCGCCCACCGCCGCGCCGCATGGCCGAGCGGCCCTTCGGTCGAAAGATGCAGCATGTCCGGCGCGAAATCCGCGATCCGCGCACCCACGCTGCGCTCCCCCGCGATGGCCAGCCGGATTTCGGGATAGGACGGGCACGGGACCGACCGGAACGCGTCCGGCCCGATGACCGTCACCGCATGGCCCCGCCGGCGAAGATGATCGCATGTCGTCTGAAGGCTGCGTACCACGCCATTGACCTGCGGGTGCCAGGCATCGGAAACCATGCAGATCCGCATCACGCCGCCGCCCTGCCGGACGCCATGCCGGCTACATCCCGCGCGGCGATCTCGCTCGGCCAGTGGAGGATTTCCATCCGCCCGTCGAAATGCTCGACCAGTGCGGTGCAGCTCTCGACCCAGTCGCCGTCGTTGTAATAGGCGATGCCGTCGAAATCGCGGTGCTCGGCGGTATGGATGTGGCCGCATACCACGCCATCGACGTTGCGCTTGCGCGCCGCGGTCGCGACCGTCTCCTCGAACCGGGAGATGAAGGCGACGGCATCCTTCACCCGGTGTTTCGCATGGGCGGACAGCGACCAGTACGGAAGGTCGAACATCCGCCGCACCGCGTTCACCGCGATATTCGCGCGCAGCAGCAAGGTGTAGGCCGCGTCGCCGGCAAAGGCGAGCCAGCGCTGCCCCATCACCACCGCATCGAACTCGTCGCCATGAATGACGAGCAGCCGGCGCCCGTCGGCGGTGGTGTGCACCGCGCTGCGCCGGATTTCGACGCCGCCGAAGTCCAGCCCCGAAAACTGGCGGAACATCTCGTCATGGTTGCCGGGGACGTACACGACCTTCGTGCCGCGCTTGGCCCGCTTCATCACGCGGCGCACGATCGCATTGTGCCCCTCGGGCCAGTAGAATTTCTTCTTCATGCGCCACCCGTCGATGATGTCCCCGACGAGATAGAGGTGGTCGCTGTCGCAATGGTCGAGGAAATCGATCAGCAGCCTGTGATTGCACCCGCGCGTGCCCAAGTGCACGTCGGAGATCCAGATCGAGCGGTACCGCCTGCGGGGCGTCCCCGACGGGCCGAAACGCTTGTCCTGCTTCGACAGAGCCTTCATCGCGGTGCCGTCCGCGGTGCCGTCCGCCCGGCTGCGCGCCGCGCCTGCTCCGATTTTCGCAATGATCGCCATGTGTCCCCCGCATCCCTTTTCCGCCGACGGGCACAAGGATGACGGGACCGCATGACCGTTTCGGGGCAGTATGACCCGCAGGTTGCGCATCGCCTTGCCGTGACCCGCACACCCTTGAAAACACGCGCTAGTTTTCTTCGCGGAAGCCCCCCGCCCCGTCGCGCCAGCAGCGCACGCGCCCTTCCCCCGCAATGGCCCAGAGCCGCCCGTCGCCCGATGCCATGGCCCGGTCCGTGGCCGACGGCATCGCAGGGCCGGCGGGGTGCGAATGGTAATAGCCCAGGACCTGCGGCCCACCGGCCCGCGCGGCGCGATGCGCTTCGATCAACGCCTGCGGATCGATCTCGAAATG
Coding sequences within:
- a CDS encoding exopolyphosphatase; its protein translation is MTRRSSLRSGWSRNGPRRAIVDIGSNTVRLVIYDGPLRVPRPLHNEKVTARLGRDLATTGRIADAAAEQALAALARFALLVEEMEVADVEVVATAAVRDAENGPEFLNAVRGLGFAPRLLSGEEEAEASAQGVLGAFPGATGMVADLGGGSLELVPVDGAAPQAGISLPLGTLRLPPLREKGDAKFGAKVAKMLKEAELSRIKGQTLYLVGGSFRAFGQYAMIRAQSPLEDAHGYIVDADEALSLARTLADSSVKALNDFGRISSSRRETLPDTAALLAVLCRELKPDTIRICAWGLREGLLFRRLGPETRSGDPLVTDVAAFTAERGGSPRLATMIAGWSAAVRKDGGYAGESLHLAAILLTLASRDIEPNLRRQHVLDWALRKRWMAILPAERAMLASALLAAIRAEPVPDDVAAMASERQLREGRIWGLAVRLCQRLGGASIGSLVASDLSIEDGTLVLTLNRRLLPLYGEGTAKDLANLADALRLKPEMRVGAVE
- a CDS encoding RNA degradosome polyphosphate kinase — its product is MSSDPQPLFFNRELSWLAFNRRVLDEACNRDYPLLERLRFLSISGSNLDEFIMVRVAGLAGQARRGIEEPSIDGLTPSQQLRAIHEQLDILNTDQQAIWHDLQGELADAGIGVIARERCKPDIARWLKTFFIEHIQPVITPQAIDPAHPFPFVTNRGMGLLFKLTRVSDGMPVIEMVLIPQSVPRFIRVPGEKAQYISIEQMLCRHAALMFPGFRVEGNGLFRVLRDSDLEIEEDAEDLVRHFRTAIQRRRRGDVIQLEIEEDFDPEAELLLREQLGLDNAIVKKTDGLIGIDQLSDIVGEDRPDLKFEAYSPRYPERVLEHDGDCFAAIREKDIIIHHPYESFEVVIDFLRQAARDPDVVAIKQTLYRAGNQSPVISALIAAAEAGKTVTAVVELKARFDEEQNLLWANELERAGVQVIYGFVDWKTHAKVSMVVRREGEGYRTYCHFGTGNYHPATAKIYTDLSFFTADPKAGRDAAKLFNFITGYVEPRRTELLHFSPTGLRERLYECIDHEIANARKGRPAVIWCKMNSLTDPDLIVRFYAASKAGVRIALVVRGICCLRPDVPGLSENITVKSVIGRFLEHSRIYVFANGATLPNGRARVFISSADGMSRNLDRRVEVLVPLRNRTVHDQVLEQVMLANLLDTERSWRLLPDGRYERVEDGPRPFNLHRYFMINPSLSGRGDALGAGEDVPRLSLRKGIQP
- a CDS encoding UDP-2,3-diacylglucosamine diphosphatase; translation: MKALSKQDKRFGPSGTPRRRYRSIWISDVHLGTRGCNHRLLIDFLDHCDSDHLYLVGDIIDGWRMKKKFYWPEGHNAIVRRVMKRAKRGTKVVYVPGNHDEMFRQFSGLDFGGVEIRRSAVHTTADGRRLLVIHGDEFDAVVMGQRWLAFAGDAAYTLLLRANIAVNAVRRMFDLPYWSLSAHAKHRVKDAVAFISRFEETVATAARKRNVDGVVCGHIHTAEHRDFDGIAYYNDGDWVESCTALVEHFDGRMEILHWPSEIAARDVAGMASGRAAA
- a CDS encoding glycosyltransferase family 1 protein gives rise to the protein MRICMVSDAWHPQVNGVVRSLQTTCDHLRRRGHAVTVIGPDAFRSVPCPSYPEIRLAIAGERSVGARIADFAPDMLHLSTEGPLGHAARRWALRRGFAFTTAYHTQFPDYLAQRTGLPAAAFWGFVRRFHAPSHATMAATQSLSRDLTRRGIGPVVRWGRGVDLEQFGPDGPRDPVIMAAPGPRLLYTGRVAVEKNLEAFLRCVHPGTKFIVGDGPARAALQRRYPDVHFLGTKRGEALAAAYRAADCFVFPSLTDTFGLVMIEALACGVPVAAFDVAGPRDVLCDTVAAMGGDLDAAIAAALGRDRAACVRHARRFTWDAATDQFENALVPMRAGMRQERRAGQSA
- a CDS encoding M67 family metallopeptidase, producing the protein MPRAVAAAVLNAAEKAHPHECCGLLLGHDGRIDTARPARNVAPDPARHFEIDPQALIEAHRAARAGGPQVLGYYHSHPAGPAMPSATDRAMASGDGRLWAIAGEGRVRCWRDGAGGFREEN